From the genome of Amycolatopsis sp. NBC_01488, one region includes:
- a CDS encoding DoxX family protein, translating to MAATPELRKSDHQLSSRFRGRFTVPQTVATGGHMLRLHPAREHVVGLYRIVIGFLFTCHGIKSLFGLFGAHATTPVAQWPGWWAAAIQLVCGGLVMVGAATRAAAILGSGSMAFTYFTVHLWHGLWPIQNGGEAAALFCWALLIIAFTGPGRFALSRLWTRPEAGRAPKRGSRPPVTADPSTADRFTGADS from the coding sequence ATGGCGGCCACGCCAGAACTCCGGAAGTCGGACCACCAACTCTCTTCCCGTTTCCGCGGGCGTTTCACCGTGCCGCAAACCGTGGCAACAGGAGGGCACATGCTTCGTCTTCACCCCGCACGCGAACACGTCGTCGGGCTGTACCGGATCGTGATCGGCTTCTTGTTCACCTGTCACGGCATCAAGAGCCTGTTCGGGTTGTTCGGTGCGCACGCGACGACTCCGGTAGCGCAGTGGCCGGGCTGGTGGGCCGCGGCGATCCAGCTGGTGTGCGGTGGCCTGGTCATGGTGGGGGCCGCCACCCGCGCGGCCGCGATCCTGGGATCGGGTTCGATGGCGTTCACGTATTTCACGGTGCATTTGTGGCACGGGTTGTGGCCGATCCAAAACGGCGGGGAGGCGGCGGCGTTGTTCTGCTGGGCGCTGCTGATCATCGCGTTCACCGGCCCGGGCCGGTTTGCGCTGAGTCGCTTGTGGACCCGGCCGGAAGCCGGACGGGCGCCGAAGCGCGGGTCGCGGCCACCGGTCACCGCCGACCCGTCGACCGCTGACCGGTTCACCGGCGCCGATTCGTGA
- a CDS encoding acyl-CoA dehydratase activase — translation MTHYLGVDLGSTTAKAVVVDGRGSLAGHSVVQMGAVSRPGMQRAVDAALAEAGIAEHDVSATVSTGYGRKLVPGAHRTFTEITCHARGAAAMCPGVKLIIDIGGQDSKAITVYGDGLVDDFAMNDRCASGTGRFYEVLARAIECDIGDLGELALTGSENLEVSSMCATFAETEIISMLAEGHSTADIAASVHRAVAGRTLALVAQVGRHAPVVMTGGVAQNAAAVRFLERALGLEVGVPEHPQITGAYGAALLAMESSGKRGAPPDGDADTSERLFPPAPSGHSCAECAGHAGGSVHLGASIKLHPLSEAGPR, via the coding sequence ATGACCCATTACCTGGGTGTCGATCTCGGATCGACCACCGCCAAAGCCGTCGTCGTGGACGGTCGCGGTTCCCTCGCCGGCCACAGCGTCGTCCAGATGGGCGCGGTGAGCCGGCCGGGAATGCAGCGTGCCGTCGACGCCGCTTTGGCGGAAGCCGGCATCGCCGAACACGACGTCTCGGCCACGGTGTCGACCGGGTACGGGCGGAAGCTCGTGCCCGGGGCGCACCGGACGTTCACCGAGATCACGTGCCACGCCCGCGGCGCCGCGGCGATGTGCCCGGGCGTCAAGCTGATCATCGACATCGGCGGCCAGGACAGCAAGGCCATCACCGTCTACGGCGACGGGCTGGTGGACGACTTCGCGATGAACGACCGCTGCGCCAGCGGCACCGGCCGCTTCTACGAAGTCCTGGCGCGGGCCATCGAGTGCGACATCGGCGATCTCGGCGAGCTCGCGCTGACCGGGAGCGAGAACCTCGAGGTCAGCAGCATGTGCGCCACCTTCGCCGAAACGGAAATCATCTCGATGCTGGCGGAGGGCCACTCCACGGCCGACATCGCGGCGTCGGTGCACCGAGCGGTCGCGGGACGAACCCTGGCGCTGGTCGCCCAGGTGGGCCGGCACGCGCCGGTGGTGATGACCGGCGGTGTCGCCCAGAACGCGGCGGCCGTACGCTTTCTCGAGCGGGCCCTGGGCCTCGAAGTCGGGGTGCCCGAGCACCCGCAGATCACAGGTGCCTACGGCGCGGCCTTGCTGGCCATGGAGTCTTCCGGGAAGCGCGGTGCTCCTCCGGACGGCGACGCCGACACGAGCGAGCGGCTGTTCCCGCCGGCGCCGTCCGGCCATTCCTGCGCCGAGTGCGCCGGCCACGCCGGCGGATCCGTTCACCTGGGTGCGTCGATCAAGCTGCATCCACTCAGCGAGGCGGGTCCACGATGA
- a CDS encoding 2-hydroxyacyl-CoA dehydratase subunit D, whose translation MSETIEKPVEDKSNRLGVTRRGGQMITDYWEDLFTARERGKQIVWYNGGALNPIFQAAGLAWCHGEAFAARLAAQRLEGPAQLAGAEYGYNSELCSYSRTHLGCSVLTLQGTEGDQTGVVGVHDQEVLAAKLPAPDFFVNNYAGCSTGQQWDGISYRIFGKELPIFNISHPYLWGNQPDAGYLRGEEWENASTFVTDQLRELISFLEHQTGRPFDYDALSESMTHIKRAAELRREGLELCKATPAPATFWDWIASVAPINFLPGNQDLVDYFAAVRDEIQDRVDNGVSAVKEEKYRLYFDGIMNWNKLGFLSRKFAEYGASVLAGRYIQNAFWQEPHLIDTADPLRGMAQHYLLCPTNHGAKTLDYLTLRDCRDYGLDGIVFHSTRTCRAFTGPQRLLAKSARDNLGIPSIFFEGDVADASFYKDGVLESRLVAMLEAIDVRRERGALPEDYSAVS comes from the coding sequence ATGTCGGAAACCATCGAAAAGCCCGTAGAGGACAAGAGCAACCGGCTGGGCGTGACCCGCCGGGGCGGCCAGATGATCACGGACTACTGGGAGGATCTGTTCACCGCACGGGAGCGGGGCAAGCAGATCGTCTGGTACAACGGCGGCGCGCTGAACCCGATCTTCCAGGCCGCGGGCCTGGCGTGGTGCCACGGCGAGGCGTTCGCAGCCCGCCTGGCCGCGCAACGGCTGGAGGGTCCGGCGCAGCTGGCCGGAGCGGAGTACGGCTACAACTCCGAGCTTTGCTCGTACTCGCGGACGCACCTCGGCTGTTCCGTACTCACCTTGCAGGGCACCGAAGGCGACCAGACCGGCGTCGTCGGCGTGCACGACCAGGAGGTGCTCGCCGCCAAGCTGCCGGCGCCGGACTTCTTCGTCAACAACTACGCCGGCTGCAGCACCGGGCAGCAGTGGGACGGCATCTCCTACCGGATCTTCGGCAAGGAGCTGCCGATCTTCAACATCTCCCACCCGTACCTCTGGGGGAACCAGCCCGACGCCGGCTACCTCCGGGGCGAAGAGTGGGAGAACGCGTCCACGTTCGTCACCGACCAGCTGCGCGAACTCATCAGCTTCCTCGAGCACCAGACCGGCCGGCCCTTCGACTACGACGCGCTGTCCGAAAGCATGACCCACATCAAGCGCGCGGCCGAGCTGCGCCGCGAAGGCCTCGAACTGTGCAAGGCCACCCCCGCCCCGGCCACCTTCTGGGACTGGATCGCCAGCGTCGCCCCCATCAACTTCCTCCCCGGCAACCAGGACCTGGTGGACTACTTCGCGGCCGTGCGCGACGAGATCCAGGACCGGGTCGACAACGGCGTCTCCGCCGTGAAGGAGGAGAAGTACCGCCTGTACTTCGACGGCATCATGAACTGGAACAAACTCGGCTTCCTGTCGAGGAAGTTCGCCGAATACGGCGCGTCGGTACTGGCCGGGCGCTACATCCAGAACGCGTTCTGGCAGGAACCCCACCTCATCGACACCGCGGACCCGTTGCGCGGCATGGCGCAGCACTACCTGCTGTGCCCGACGAACCACGGGGCCAAGACCCTGGACTACCTGACCCTGCGCGATTGCCGGGACTACGGCCTCGACGGAATCGTCTTCCACTCGACCCGCACGTGCCGCGCCTTCACCGGGCCACAGCGGCTGCTGGCGAAGTCCGCACGCGACAACCTCGGTATTCCGTCCATCTTCTTCGAAGGCGACGTCGCGGACGCCTCCTTCTACAAGGACGGGGTGTTGGAGAGCCGGCTGGTGGCCATGCTGGAGGCGATCGACGTCCGCCGCGAGCGTGGTGCGCTGCCGGAGGACTACTCGGCCGTCTCATGA
- a CDS encoding 2-hydroxyacyl-CoA dehydratase subunit D has product MIDAAAMTRLVAAARDPRAYIARWRSEHPGAAVLGVLPMNFPRELGHAACALPVIVPDDQQPITEGRALLAEFYCGYTRNLADQAATGRLAVYDGIFTADHCVQLIGAADIVRAVQPDTTVFLGMLNSSMNDPWASDKIAETMRRIRAEVEAFTGNPVEPEALRASIEAYNRDRRLMRRLLDERSAGNAAFSPVELQDIIASSMVMDPGEHHALLAAVLAEPRAAERDDRVRVHLSGHLCHAPRRELLVVIEDSGAIVVDDDLYYGRRYVSTDVAEDGDPVQALGEWYARRNVTIPCPTRVQQDVDWDTYLVDAVRHNGAEAVIHLMPKFCEPHMLYYPELRKSLEAAGIPQLQLETEHEGMPLETFRTRIEAVVERARRRRPVRV; this is encoded by the coding sequence ATGATCGACGCGGCAGCCATGACCCGACTGGTGGCGGCGGCACGCGATCCGCGTGCGTACATCGCGCGGTGGCGGTCCGAGCACCCGGGTGCGGCGGTGCTGGGCGTGCTGCCGATGAACTTCCCCCGCGAACTCGGGCACGCGGCGTGCGCACTGCCGGTGATCGTCCCGGACGACCAGCAGCCGATCACCGAAGGCCGCGCGCTGCTGGCGGAGTTCTACTGCGGCTACACCCGCAACCTCGCCGACCAGGCGGCGACCGGCCGGCTGGCGGTCTACGACGGGATCTTCACGGCCGACCACTGCGTCCAGCTGATCGGCGCCGCCGACATCGTGCGCGCGGTGCAGCCGGACACGACCGTCTTCCTGGGCATGCTCAACTCGTCCATGAACGACCCGTGGGCGTCGGACAAGATCGCCGAGACGATGCGGCGGATCCGGGCGGAAGTCGAGGCGTTCACCGGAAACCCGGTCGAACCCGAAGCGCTCCGCGCGAGCATCGAGGCGTACAACCGCGACCGCCGGCTCATGCGCCGGCTGCTCGACGAGCGCAGTGCGGGCAACGCCGCCTTCAGCCCGGTCGAGCTCCAGGACATCATCGCGTCGAGCATGGTCATGGACCCCGGCGAGCACCACGCGCTCCTCGCCGCGGTGCTGGCGGAACCTCGTGCCGCCGAACGGGACGACCGGGTGCGGGTGCACCTGTCCGGCCACCTGTGCCACGCGCCCCGGCGTGAGCTGCTCGTAGTCATCGAGGACAGCGGCGCGATCGTCGTCGACGACGACCTCTACTACGGTCGGCGGTACGTCTCCACGGACGTGGCCGAGGACGGCGATCCGGTGCAGGCTCTGGGCGAATGGTACGCGCGGCGCAACGTCACCATCCCGTGCCCGACCCGCGTCCAGCAGGACGTCGACTGGGACACCTACCTCGTCGACGCCGTCCGCCACAACGGGGCCGAAGCCGTCATCCACCTCATGCCCAAGTTCTGCGAGCCCCACATGCTCTATTACCCCGAACTTCGGAAGAGTCTCGAAGCCGCCGGCATTCCCCAGCTCCAGCTGGAAACCGAGCACGAAGGCATGCCGCTGGAAACCTTCCGCACCCGGATCGAAGCCGTGGTCGAACGCGCCCGGCGGCGGCGGCCGGTCCGGGTCTGA
- a CDS encoding NAD(P)H-dependent flavin oxidoreductase — translation MQPIANRYTRLVGIDHPIVQEGLGPFRTPRLAAAVSEAGGLGTVSMPGMPEDIAAGARTFREHILECASLTDRPFAVNIPVGVDSNGDVLPFTDSYLRTALEVREAEPEVARRLRVMTTSAGFPGRYVSLIKDAGMVHQHKVGSTRQAVKAAEAGVDVVIAAGFEMGGHAPSKAVHTFVLVPNVTEAVDVPVLLTGGARDGRGLAAALALGADGVAMGTRFITSTDNSDWHPAYLQALLDAREGDDVAFEGVYGPCRGLRNAASQSLADHAGTDPVELTRWKIESMQRAQTEGDTVNSLVMTGQVAAGITDLITVAEFVPRMAAEAAEVLRSLAS, via the coding sequence ATGCAGCCGATCGCCAACCGCTACACCCGGCTCGTGGGCATCGACCACCCGATCGTCCAGGAAGGACTCGGGCCGTTCCGCACGCCCCGGCTGGCCGCCGCCGTATCGGAAGCCGGGGGACTGGGCACGGTTTCCATGCCCGGCATGCCCGAAGACATCGCGGCCGGCGCCCGGACGTTCCGCGAGCACATCCTGGAGTGCGCCTCCCTCACCGACCGGCCCTTCGCGGTGAACATCCCGGTCGGAGTCGACAGCAACGGCGACGTGCTCCCGTTCACCGACAGCTATCTCCGCACCGCCCTAGAAGTGCGCGAGGCCGAACCCGAGGTCGCGCGGCGGCTGCGCGTGATGACCACGTCGGCCGGCTTCCCGGGGAGGTACGTCTCGCTGATCAAGGACGCCGGAATGGTCCACCAGCACAAGGTGGGCTCGACGCGACAGGCCGTGAAGGCGGCCGAAGCCGGCGTCGACGTCGTGATCGCGGCGGGGTTCGAAATGGGCGGCCATGCACCGAGCAAGGCGGTCCACACCTTCGTGCTCGTGCCGAACGTGACCGAAGCCGTCGATGTCCCGGTCCTGCTCACCGGCGGGGCCCGCGACGGCCGGGGGCTCGCCGCGGCGCTCGCCCTCGGTGCCGACGGGGTCGCGATGGGGACGAGGTTCATCACCAGCACGGACAACTCGGACTGGCACCCGGCGTACCTCCAGGCCCTGCTGGACGCGCGGGAAGGCGACGACGTCGCGTTCGAAGGTGTCTACGGCCCGTGCCGCGGCCTCCGCAATGCCGCGTCGCAAAGCCTCGCCGACCACGCCGGAACCGACCCGGTCGAGCTGACCCGGTGGAAGATCGAGTCGATGCAGCGCGCGCAGACCGAAGGCGACACCGTGAACAGCCTGGTGATGACCGGTCAGGTGGCGGCCGGGATCACCGACCTCATCACGGTCGCCGAGTTCGTGCCTCGCATGGCCGCCGAGGCGGCCGAAGTCCTGCGGTCCCTGGCGTCGTAG
- a CDS encoding PaaI family thioesterase: MNPPAAVVVGGGPEALFAVTVFDDGVRAEMTTGPWSSSAGSLGVLADNVLGYALIVGAPAGLWSVSAEISLDFFQLPPVDGTTLRAEGRTVHTTSAAGLAEGSIFDEQGRLVSRCRQWGRYIELSGPPPEGRPTGTPTAGLLDKIREQVSAADGRAELRVDVGDDLVNPIGTLHGGISLWLAELTAGAALARPDFVPASLTATYPRPLPHGEIATFRADVVTAGRRMAVTRVTGANRAGKPCVVATVHHHIPD; the protein is encoded by the coding sequence TTGAATCCACCAGCTGCAGTCGTCGTGGGCGGCGGCCCGGAAGCCTTGTTCGCGGTCACGGTCTTCGACGACGGAGTCCGGGCCGAGATGACCACCGGGCCGTGGTCGAGCAGCGCGGGTTCGCTGGGCGTGCTCGCGGACAACGTCCTCGGGTACGCCCTGATCGTGGGCGCGCCCGCGGGACTCTGGTCAGTGAGCGCCGAGATTTCCCTCGACTTCTTCCAGCTGCCACCCGTCGACGGGACGACCCTGCGCGCCGAGGGGCGAACGGTGCACACGACGTCGGCAGCGGGCCTCGCCGAGGGATCGATCTTCGACGAGCAGGGCCGGCTGGTGTCCCGCTGCCGCCAGTGGGGACGCTACATAGAGCTTTCCGGGCCGCCGCCCGAGGGCCGGCCCACCGGCACGCCGACCGCCGGGCTCCTCGACAAGATCCGCGAACAGGTGTCCGCCGCGGACGGACGCGCCGAGCTGCGGGTCGACGTCGGCGACGACCTGGTCAACCCGATCGGCACGCTGCACGGCGGGATCTCGTTGTGGCTGGCCGAACTCACGGCCGGCGCGGCGCTCGCGCGGCCGGACTTCGTCCCGGCGTCGTTGACGGCCACCTACCCGCGCCCGCTCCCGCACGGGGAGATCGCCACCTTCCGGGCCGACGTCGTGACCGCCGGCCGGCGGATGGCCGTCACCCGGGTCACGGGCGCCAACCGGGCGGGCAAACCGTGCGTGGTCGCGACGGTGCACCACCACATCCCGGACTGA
- a CDS encoding PaaX family transcriptional regulator: protein MPTPGALETPSTDSALAHGSARSLLITILGELVWPTEEPVWTATLVHILKAAGFEEQTARQAIARASGSEWIVPERHGREVRWTLSDKLIHIFETGSGRVYSLSDPFSSWDGTWLALWTSIPQSLRSARRPLYAGLTWAGFGNPVPGLWLTPHVERAGEVGRLLDELDLRQHTVAFTGNLDAVGLPREEIVARGWDLDALRTRYEEVWAAMNDLRPDGDDEILTAHIRLVSEWQEFPRVDPQLPEALLPDWVGRRVARRIEAFRAEWTPIVRRRFGELNAV from the coding sequence ATGCCGACCCCTGGGGCCCTCGAGACGCCGTCGACCGACTCGGCGCTCGCGCACGGAAGCGCGCGGTCACTGCTGATCACGATCCTCGGTGAGCTGGTGTGGCCGACCGAGGAGCCCGTCTGGACCGCGACGCTGGTGCACATCCTCAAAGCGGCGGGCTTCGAAGAGCAGACCGCGCGGCAGGCCATCGCCCGGGCGTCGGGTTCCGAGTGGATCGTCCCGGAGCGCCACGGCCGCGAAGTCCGCTGGACGTTGAGCGACAAGCTGATCCACATCTTCGAGACCGGGTCCGGTCGCGTCTACTCGCTGAGCGACCCCTTCAGCAGCTGGGACGGCACCTGGCTGGCGCTGTGGACCAGCATCCCGCAGTCGCTGCGCAGCGCCCGGCGTCCGCTGTACGCCGGGCTCACCTGGGCCGGATTCGGGAACCCCGTGCCCGGGCTGTGGCTGACCCCGCACGTCGAACGCGCCGGAGAGGTCGGCCGGCTCCTCGACGAACTGGACCTCCGGCAGCACACGGTCGCCTTCACCGGCAATCTGGACGCGGTGGGGCTCCCCCGCGAGGAGATCGTGGCGCGGGGCTGGGACCTCGACGCGCTGCGGACCCGGTACGAGGAGGTCTGGGCGGCCATGAACGACCTGCGCCCGGACGGCGACGACGAGATCCTGACCGCCCACATCCGGCTGGTCAGCGAGTGGCAGGAGTTCCCGCGGGTGGATCCGCAGCTCCCGGAGGCGCTGCTGCCCGACTGGGTCGGCCGGCGGGTGGCCCGGCGGATCGAAGCCTTCCGCGCGGAGTGGACGCCGATCGTCCGGCGCCGCTTCGGCGAGCTGAACGCCGTCTGA
- a CDS encoding SDR family NAD(P)-dependent oxidoreductase yields the protein MPLVRDYPDSAVVITGGTSGVGLATALAFADAGVRRIALLARNTERGKLARERVLERHPAAEVVFIPTDAEDLAQVNASVAEAHRTLAGIDVLVNSTTATYRPELLHLTPQADVEGILTRQALPPMHLTRAVLPLMREQGGGSIVNIASDAAKVATPGEAVLGAAMAAIVMFSRVTAIEAKRDGVRVNAVTPSLISGTPTADNVLRDGFSKKLFEKAASQAHLGVAEPADLAALIVFLGGPAAAKLTGQAISVNGGISAA from the coding sequence ATGCCGCTCGTCCGCGACTACCCCGACTCCGCCGTCGTCATCACCGGCGGCACCTCCGGCGTGGGACTGGCCACCGCGCTGGCCTTCGCGGACGCCGGCGTCCGGCGCATCGCCCTGCTCGCCCGCAACACCGAGCGCGGGAAGCTCGCCCGCGAACGCGTCCTGGAGCGGCACCCGGCCGCCGAGGTGGTGTTCATCCCCACCGACGCCGAAGACCTCGCCCAGGTCAACGCCTCCGTCGCCGAGGCGCACCGGACCCTGGCGGGCATCGACGTGCTGGTGAACTCGACGACCGCCACCTATCGGCCGGAACTACTGCACCTGACCCCGCAGGCCGACGTCGAGGGGATCTTGACCCGGCAGGCGCTCCCGCCGATGCACCTGACCCGGGCGGTCCTGCCGCTGATGCGGGAGCAGGGCGGGGGCAGCATCGTGAACATCGCGTCCGACGCCGCCAAGGTGGCTACCCCAGGGGAGGCCGTGCTGGGCGCCGCGATGGCGGCCATCGTGATGTTCTCGCGGGTCACCGCCATCGAGGCGAAGCGCGACGGGGTGCGCGTCAACGCCGTGACGCCGTCCCTGATCTCGGGCACGCCGACCGCCGACAACGTCCTGCGGGACGGGTTCAGCAAGAAGCTGTTCGAGAAGGCCGCGAGCCAGGCGCACCTGGGTGTCGCCGAGCCGGCCGACCTCGCCGCGCTCATCGTCTTCCTGGGTGGCCCCGCGGCCGCGAAGCTCACCGGCCAGGCCATCAGCGTGAACGGCGGGATCTCCGCCGCCTGA
- a CDS encoding class I adenylate-forming enzyme family protein produces MGGVRVLETSYWPAEPGEVHDVTVCDTLRHAAATVPDRVALVDCAKDPGARKSWTYAEFLADAERVAQALLEKFEPGDRIAVWAPNSAAWIVLQQGVALAGMVLVALNPAYRAREVGFVLRQSGAVGMFCPAGHRGFDMRGMLDDIRGETPELREIVTFDDWDAFVASGDPARELPVVRPGDVLQIQYTSGTTGFPKGAMLHHKGLVNEARHVAERAGMADGGVYVNAMPMYHIGGGAVTSLGAWAKRGTFVILPRFDPGLLLEAFETYRGTHTLVVPTMLIALLDHPDLVTRDLSSLRTIMSGAAAVPAALVRKTQAALGCQFSILFGQTEAHGVVSQTRVTDTPEDQAETVGQPLPQLEVKIADPLTGVPVPLHESGEICCRGYQNMLGYHGMAAETAAAIDADGWLHMGDIGAMDERGFLKIRGRSKDMIIRGGMNIYPAEIEGTLQEHPAIEYAAAIGVPDATWGEQIGAVLQLRAGFERPSVEELTGFLRSQLAPHKTPVFWAFVDELPATPSGKIQKFVLRERAEQGSLTFDVIRSTSATTR; encoded by the coding sequence ATGGGCGGCGTGCGGGTTCTCGAAACGTCCTACTGGCCGGCCGAGCCGGGCGAGGTGCACGACGTCACGGTGTGCGACACCCTGCGGCACGCCGCGGCGACCGTGCCGGACCGGGTGGCGCTGGTCGACTGCGCGAAGGATCCCGGCGCGCGGAAGTCGTGGACCTACGCCGAGTTCCTCGCCGACGCCGAGCGCGTCGCTCAGGCGCTGCTGGAGAAGTTCGAGCCCGGCGACCGGATCGCCGTCTGGGCCCCGAACAGCGCGGCGTGGATCGTCCTGCAGCAGGGCGTGGCGCTGGCGGGCATGGTGCTCGTGGCGCTCAACCCCGCCTACCGGGCCCGGGAAGTCGGCTTCGTGCTCCGCCAGTCCGGGGCCGTGGGCATGTTCTGCCCCGCCGGCCACCGCGGGTTCGACATGCGCGGCATGCTCGACGACATCCGCGGCGAGACCCCGGAGCTCCGGGAGATCGTCACGTTCGACGACTGGGACGCGTTCGTCGCGAGCGGTGACCCGGCGCGCGAACTGCCCGTCGTGCGTCCGGGGGACGTGCTCCAGATCCAGTACACCTCGGGGACCACCGGCTTCCCCAAAGGGGCGATGCTGCACCACAAAGGACTCGTGAACGAGGCCCGGCACGTGGCCGAGCGGGCCGGGATGGCCGATGGCGGCGTGTACGTCAACGCGATGCCGATGTACCACATCGGCGGCGGCGCGGTGACCTCCCTCGGGGCGTGGGCCAAGCGCGGCACGTTCGTCATCCTGCCCAGGTTCGACCCCGGGCTGCTGCTCGAGGCGTTCGAGACCTACCGCGGCACGCACACCCTGGTGGTCCCGACCATGCTGATCGCGCTGCTGGACCACCCCGATCTCGTGACCCGCGACCTGTCGAGCCTGCGGACGATCATGAGCGGCGCGGCGGCGGTGCCCGCGGCGCTCGTGCGCAAGACGCAGGCCGCGCTCGGCTGCCAGTTCAGCATCCTCTTCGGACAGACCGAAGCCCACGGCGTCGTCAGCCAGACCCGGGTCACCGACACCCCGGAGGACCAGGCGGAGACCGTCGGCCAGCCGCTCCCGCAGCTCGAGGTCAAGATCGCCGACCCGCTGACCGGCGTCCCGGTGCCGCTGCACGAGAGCGGTGAGATCTGCTGCCGCGGCTACCAGAACATGCTGGGGTACCACGGCATGGCCGCGGAGACGGCGGCGGCGATCGACGCGGACGGCTGGCTGCACATGGGCGACATCGGCGCCATGGACGAGCGCGGCTTCCTCAAGATCCGCGGCCGCAGCAAGGACATGATCATCCGCGGCGGGATGAACATCTACCCCGCCGAGATCGAAGGCACGCTCCAGGAACACCCCGCGATCGAATACGCCGCGGCGATCGGCGTGCCCGACGCGACGTGGGGCGAGCAGATCGGCGCGGTGCTTCAGCTCCGGGCCGGGTTCGAGCGCCCGTCGGTGGAGGAGCTGACCGGCTTCCTGCGGTCCCAGCTCGCGCCGCACAAGACGCCGGTGTTCTGGGCGTTCGTCGACGAACTGCCGGCGACCCCCAGCGGCAAGATCCAGAAGTTCGTCCTCCGCGAGCGCGCCGAGCAGGGCTCGCTCACCTTCGACGTCATCCGGTCGACGAGCGCGACCACCCGCTGA
- a CDS encoding MFS transporter produces MAAPSPRRAASAAFLGSVVEYYDLVIYGTASALVFGKLFFHGAGPQVALVLSLATFASGYLVRPLGGLLFGYIGDRRGRRTAVLLTIALMGVATVLVGLLPGYEAIGPLAPVLLVVLRLGQGLAVGGELGGAVLISVEHAPAGKRGFYGSFSTAGAQAGTVLATAVFALVTLLPQAQLESWGWRVPFLGSALIVLVGLLLRYGLEETPDFVASGERARPIRTALTRYPRAILGIVLVMAGMMSIWYVLTIYSLSYAVNTAGVDRTTMLWVITVATFLVVVMNPVWGALSDRVHRGRLLAAGLLVEGGLLAVYFVALDSRSVPFIFGALLAVAGLGHAAANGIFPAFIVDCLPTEVRYTAGSLGMQVAGVIAGFAPLTAVALEDSVFGIWTIIVVCLALCVAGAGAALALYRSRETLPAAVPVAVAVES; encoded by the coding sequence ATGGCAGCACCCAGTCCCCGTCGGGCGGCCTCGGCCGCGTTCCTCGGCTCCGTCGTGGAGTACTACGACCTCGTCATCTACGGCACCGCTTCGGCGCTGGTGTTCGGAAAGCTCTTCTTCCACGGCGCCGGCCCGCAGGTGGCGCTCGTGCTGTCCCTGGCGACGTTCGCCAGCGGCTACCTCGTCCGCCCGCTCGGCGGCCTGCTCTTCGGCTACATCGGCGACCGGCGCGGCCGGCGCACGGCGGTGCTCCTGACGATCGCGCTGATGGGCGTCGCGACGGTCCTCGTCGGCCTGCTGCCCGGCTACGAAGCGATCGGTCCACTGGCGCCGGTGCTGCTGGTGGTGCTCAGGCTCGGTCAGGGGCTGGCCGTCGGCGGCGAGCTCGGGGGAGCCGTGCTCATCTCGGTCGAGCACGCCCCCGCAGGCAAGCGCGGCTTCTACGGCAGCTTTTCGACGGCGGGTGCCCAGGCCGGCACCGTCCTGGCGACCGCGGTGTTCGCGCTCGTCACGCTGCTTCCCCAGGCCCAGCTCGAATCCTGGGGCTGGCGGGTCCCGTTCCTGGGCAGCGCCTTGATCGTCCTGGTCGGCCTGCTGCTGCGCTACGGCCTGGAAGAGACGCCCGACTTCGTCGCGTCCGGCGAGCGAGCCAGGCCGATCCGCACCGCGCTCACGCGGTATCCGCGCGCCATCCTCGGCATCGTCCTCGTGATGGCCGGGATGATGTCGATCTGGTACGTCCTCACCATCTACAGCCTCAGCTACGCGGTGAACACCGCCGGGGTCGACCGCACCACGATGCTGTGGGTCATCACGGTTGCGACGTTCCTCGTCGTCGTGATGAATCCGGTGTGGGGCGCGCTGTCGGACCGCGTGCACCGCGGCCGCCTGCTGGCCGCCGGCCTGCTGGTGGAAGGCGGCCTGCTGGCCGTTTACTTCGTGGCGCTGGACAGCCGCAGCGTGCCGTTCATCTTCGGCGCTCTGCTCGCGGTCGCCGGACTCGGCCACGCGGCCGCGAACGGGATTTTCCCGGCGTTCATCGTGGACTGCCTGCCGACCGAGGTCCGCTACACCGCGGGATCTCTCGGCATGCAGGTCGCCGGAGTGATCGCCGGCTTCGCGCCGCTGACCGCGGTCGCGCTCGAAGACTCCGTGTTCGGGATCTGGACGATCATCGTCGTCTGCCTCGCGCTGTGCGTCGCCGGCGCGGGCGCCGCCCTCGCCCTGTACCGGTCGCGGGAAACGCTGCCGGCGGCCGTGCCGGTGGCCGTCGCGGTGGAGTCGTGA